One Spinacia oleracea cultivar Varoflay chromosome 4, BTI_SOV_V1, whole genome shotgun sequence DNA segment encodes these proteins:
- the LOC110779337 gene encoding tetraketide alpha-pyrone reductase 1 isoform X2, producing the protein MQFRTEYQGASGYIASWLVKRLLLSGYLVVGTVRDPGDDKKLEHLWRLEGAKERLKLVKADLMEEGSFDEAVMGCEGVFHTASPVVGVKQDPKTEILEPAVNGTLNVLSSCKKNPSLRRVVLTSSSSTVRIRLDIDPDVPLDESVWSSTEVCERFQVWYALSKIQAEKAAWDFCKENNIDLVTILPAFIIGPSLPPNLCSTASDVLGLFQGDTSKFVFHGRMGYIHIDDIALCHILVYEREEAHGRYICSSTVMEHYELASFLASRYPSYPIPKGFTKLERPYYTYNTSKIESLGFKFRPLEEMFDDCVNSLVTQGHLQ; encoded by the exons ATGCAGTTTCGAACTGAATACCAGG GGGCCTCGGGGTATATAGCGTCTTGGCTGGTCAAGCGTCTCCTTTTATCTGGCTATTTGGTCGTTGGAACAGTCAGAGATCCAG GAGATGACAAAAAATTGGAGCATTTGTGGAGGCTTGAAGGGGCAAAAGAGAGGCTGAAGTTAGTAAAGGCTGATTTAATGGAAGAAGGAAGCTTTGATGAAGCAGTTATGGGTTGTGAGGGTGTTTTTCACACTGCTTCCCCTGTTGTTGGAGTCAAGCAAGATCCAAAG ACAGAAATTCTGGAACCTGCAGTAAACGGAACACTGAATGTGCTGTCTTCATGCAAGAAGAACCCATCACTGAGACGCGTGGTTCTTACCTCGTCTTCATCAACTGTTAGAATAAGATTGGATATTGACCCTGATGTTCCACTTGATGAATCAGTTTGGAGCTCCACTGAAGTTTGTGAAAGATTCCAG GTATGGTATGCGCTATCCAAAATCCAGGCAGAGAAAGCAGCATGGGACTTCTGCAAGGAGAACAACATCGATTTAGTGACTATCCTTCCTGCTTTTATAATTGGACCTAGTCTTCCTCCTAATCTTTGCTCAACTGCCTCTGATGTTCTTGGCTTGTTTCAAG GAGATACTAGCAAATTTGTGTTTCATGGAAGGATGGGATATATTCACATTGATGACATAGCTCTGTGCCACATCTTGGTTTATGAACGTGAAGAAGCGCATGGCCGATACATTTGTAGCTCCACTGTAATGGAGCATTATGAGTTAGCATCTTTTCTAGCATCCCGATATCCATCTTATCCTATTCCGAAAGG GTTTACGAAGCTGGAAAGACCATACTACACCTACAACACTTCCAAGATTGAGAGTTTGGGGTTCAAGTTCAGGCCACTAGAAGAGATGTTTGATGATTGTGTAAACTCACTTGTAACTCAGGGCCATCTCCAGTAA
- the LOC110779337 gene encoding tetraketide alpha-pyrone reductase 1 isoform X1, with amino-acid sequence MTIIDASRVYSAQKMIKGKVCVTGASGYIASWLVKRLLLSGYLVVGTVRDPGDDKKLEHLWRLEGAKERLKLVKADLMEEGSFDEAVMGCEGVFHTASPVVGVKQDPKTEILEPAVNGTLNVLSSCKKNPSLRRVVLTSSSSTVRIRLDIDPDVPLDESVWSSTEVCERFQVWYALSKIQAEKAAWDFCKENNIDLVTILPAFIIGPSLPPNLCSTASDVLGLFQGDTSKFVFHGRMGYIHIDDIALCHILVYEREEAHGRYICSSTVMEHYELASFLASRYPSYPIPKGFTKLERPYYTYNTSKIESLGFKFRPLEEMFDDCVNSLVTQGHLQ; translated from the exons ATGACAATCATAGATGCTTCCAGAGTATATTCGGCACAAAAGATGATCAAAGGCAAGGTTTGTGTAACAGGGGCCTCGGGGTATATAGCGTCTTGGCTGGTCAAGCGTCTCCTTTTATCTGGCTATTTGGTCGTTGGAACAGTCAGAGATCCAG GAGATGACAAAAAATTGGAGCATTTGTGGAGGCTTGAAGGGGCAAAAGAGAGGCTGAAGTTAGTAAAGGCTGATTTAATGGAAGAAGGAAGCTTTGATGAAGCAGTTATGGGTTGTGAGGGTGTTTTTCACACTGCTTCCCCTGTTGTTGGAGTCAAGCAAGATCCAAAG ACAGAAATTCTGGAACCTGCAGTAAACGGAACACTGAATGTGCTGTCTTCATGCAAGAAGAACCCATCACTGAGACGCGTGGTTCTTACCTCGTCTTCATCAACTGTTAGAATAAGATTGGATATTGACCCTGATGTTCCACTTGATGAATCAGTTTGGAGCTCCACTGAAGTTTGTGAAAGATTCCAG GTATGGTATGCGCTATCCAAAATCCAGGCAGAGAAAGCAGCATGGGACTTCTGCAAGGAGAACAACATCGATTTAGTGACTATCCTTCCTGCTTTTATAATTGGACCTAGTCTTCCTCCTAATCTTTGCTCAACTGCCTCTGATGTTCTTGGCTTGTTTCAAG GAGATACTAGCAAATTTGTGTTTCATGGAAGGATGGGATATATTCACATTGATGACATAGCTCTGTGCCACATCTTGGTTTATGAACGTGAAGAAGCGCATGGCCGATACATTTGTAGCTCCACTGTAATGGAGCATTATGAGTTAGCATCTTTTCTAGCATCCCGATATCCATCTTATCCTATTCCGAAAGG GTTTACGAAGCTGGAAAGACCATACTACACCTACAACACTTCCAAGATTGAGAGTTTGGGGTTCAAGTTCAGGCCACTAGAAGAGATGTTTGATGATTGTGTAAACTCACTTGTAACTCAGGGCCATCTCCAGTAA